From one Catharus ustulatus isolate bCatUst1 chromosome 1, bCatUst1.pri.v2, whole genome shotgun sequence genomic stretch:
- the LOC116992732 gene encoding uncharacterized protein LOC116992732, translating to MNTASTSESGSYSTSHPRPFFYAQPSAQQPYPNPWHFSYAYSPYCLAPSGKASQNGNPCFPFYSVALHEYPGFLVPQHPVHARINRRPYFNATLPSPMFCHATRFRHHNSPGKKMETKETQTDPRQPESKQKRQQDICREMKGCDAGNIACVSPGVGTETETTSEKQDSCGSSIVVDREFHNKNPASSTQHRNLPTGSYAFKKEEVRIEYGNGSPAIQLWKSFKETIPVYDVASGKPVPENIVPHDLFSANSCEGMIYGPHEGENILPGASLDERKVVVTSKQGAETVQERHVQNNEVKLDEEKLAKSPPGETMTVQITELARSVAVDQPVVITKKSSTKRSSRLKTSQEEPSFIQQAGLLPSNVEVMNDFQQKKLNLNHSATNESQTEKNIWSDKSIEKFAPSSSWLACLDSMDPTYNVCLPERKCQCAISLSSDDMSSGEEGSSIDNASVSYFVPDYMLQKSMHTFQKSTECLENKQIKSGGSLNEDEVVGKEQVNSLNDQDVSSSNTKIKEAFSKGRKVGALSRSSSRKEIDSLNKKATKSLSEVEDSEKYSVRGEEEGEDGEDEYEEEEDDDMDEIEYFFQEGPPYGILMSSKGNLYQVGQRVLWKPPTNAVPAQLISWPAQNKIETRSGVVENTGVVYKPKKREQDEVVYSDYGYYRRKRPKTRREGLEHQRMLRKFLGGRLLRDNMGIPPEEYWIRNGAKPRFASQIQGSFSPPAKSKEQVCPPLVKPKKRRMCKPPSKRRDTRHEVEEVEMWEWPKHSVHKGH from the exons ATGAATACTGCCTCAACTTCAGAAAGTGGGTCATATTCCACAAGCCACCCAAGACCCTTTTTTTATGCTCAGCCATCAGCTCAACAGCCTTATCCAAATCCATGGCACTTCAGTTATGCATACAGCCCATATTGCTTAGCTCCTTCAGGTAAG GCTTCCCAAAATGGAAATCcatgttttccattttattctgttGCACTCCATGAGTACCCTGGATTTCTTGTTCCACAGCATCCAGTGCATGCAAGAATTAACAGAAGGCCTTATTTTAATGCTACCTTACCTTCCCCTATGTTTTGTCATGCAACAAGATTTAGACATCATAATAGCCCTGGGAAGAAAATGGAGACGAAAGAAACACAGACTGATCCTAGACAGCctgaaagcaagcaaaaaagGCAGCAAGATATCTGTAGAGAAATGAAAGGCTGTGATGCAGGAAATATAGCCTGTGTTTCTCCTGGTGTAGGTACAGAGACTGAAACTACTTCAGAGAAACAAGATTCATGTGGGTCTTCTATTGTGGTAGACAGAGAGTTTCATAATAAGAACCCTGCCAGCTCTACACAGCATAGAAATCTTCCTACTGGAAGCTATGCCTTTAAGAAGGAAGAAGTGAGGATAGAATATGGAAACGGCTCTCCAGCTATTCAGCTGTGGAAGTCCTTTAAAGAAACAATTCCAGTGTATGATGTGGCAAGTGGTAAACCGGTTCCAGAGAACATAGTGCCACATGACTTATTTTCTGCTAACTCATGTGAAGGTATGATATATGGCCCTCATGAAGGGGAGAATATACTGCCGGGAGCTTCCTTAGATGAGAGAAAAGTTGTTGTCACCTCCAAACAGGGTGCTGAAACTGTGCAAGAGAGACATGTCCAAAATAATGAAGTGAAACTGGATGAAGAAAAGCTGGCAAAATCTCCTCCAGGGGAAACCATGACAGTGCAAATCACAGAGTTGGCAAGATCTGTTGCTGTAGATCAACCAGTGGTAATAACTAAGAAGTCTAGCACTAAAAGGTCTTCACGATTAAAAACTTCTCAAGAAGAGCCCAGCTTTATTCAACAAGCAGGACTGCTTCCATCTAATGTGGAGGTAATGAATGACTTTCAgcaaaaaaagctgaatttaaaCCACAGTGCAACCAATGAAagtcagacagaaaaaaatatctggagTGACAAATCAATTGAGAAGTTTGCTCCCTCTAGCAGCTGGCTGGCTTGTTTGGACAGTATGGACCCAACCTACAATGTTTGTTTGCCAGAAAGGAAGTGCCAATGTGCAATCAGTCTGTCTTCTGATGACATGTCCTCTGGAGAGGAAGGCTCATCAATTGATAATGCCTCAGTGTCTTATTTTGTGCCTGACTATATGCTTCAGAAGAGCATGCATACTTTTCAGAAGAGTACAGAGTGTTTAGAGAACAAGCAAATTAAAAGTGGTGGGTCCCTTAATGAAGATGAAGTGGTAGGAAAGGAGCAGGTGAACAGTTTGAATGATCAAGATGTCAGCTCTTCAAACACAAAGATCAAAGAGGCTTTCAGTAAAGGTAGAAAGGTAGGAGCCCTTTCTAGGTCCTCTAGTAGGAAAGAAATTGACTCTCTcaacaaaaaagcaaccaaGAGTTTATCAGAAGTTGAGGactctgaaaaatattctgtgaggggagaagaggaaggTGAAGATGGAGAGGATGAGtatgaggaggaagaggatgatgaCATGGATGAAATTGAGTATTTCTTTCAAGAAGGCCCTCCATATGGCATCTTGATGTCAAGTAAAGGAAATCTCTACCAAGTTGGCCAGAGAGTGCTTTGGAAACCACCTACAAATGCTGTACCAGCACAATTAATTAGCTGGCCTGCTCAGAATAAGATAGAAACTAGGAGTGGGGTCGTTGAAAATACTGGTGTAGTTTACAAGCCAAAGAAGAGAGAACAAGATGAAGTTGTATACAGTGACTATGGGTATTATCGAAGAAAGAGGCCTAAGACAAGAAGAGAAGGACTTGAGCACCAGCGAATGCTACGGAAATTCTTGGGAG GAAGGCTGTTAAGGGATAACATGGGGATACCACCAGAAGAGTACTGGATTAGAAATGGTGCTAAACCCAGATTTGCCAGCCAAATACAAGGTAGTTTTTCACCTCCAGCAAAGAGCAAAGAACAAG TGTGCCCACCTTTGGTTAAACCAAAGAAGAGAAGAATGTGCAAGCCGCCCTCAAAACGCAGAGACACGAGACATGAAGTGGAAGAAGTAGAAATGTGGGAGTGGCCTAAACACAGTGTACACAAGG gGCATTGA